A single region of the Strigops habroptila isolate Jane chromosome 3, bStrHab1.2.pri, whole genome shotgun sequence genome encodes:
- the LOC115605234 gene encoding solute carrier organic anion transporter family member 1A2-like isoform X1 — protein MTKAEKQGAGDKFCCISKLKVFLLALVLAYVGKTMSGAYMNSLFTQLERQFNIPASLLGIMNGSFEIGNLLLIAFVSYFGAKLHRPRIIALGCTTMSFGCLLISIPHFLFGRYHIESSISQQENFSVMPLCLVNHSLFSLPTEEPSTDCEKKPGSLLWIFVMVGNIVRGMGETPIMPLGISYLEDFAKAENSPFYLGCLHTATVVGPFLGLLLASFCAELFVDLGSVDAEDITITSTDARWVGAWWLGMLICASLNLLAGIPFWFLPRSLLKEGETNESVETSKKSVVPLQENDKNEAKQTVYEIAKDFIPFLKALLCNPVYMLFICVTVIQFNAFNAMFSFMPKYVEQQFGKSASDAIFLIGVYNLPVVCVGYFFGGLFMKKFKINIYQAAKIAFWVSLLEYLLYFGTYWTICDTSPVAGLTTSYEGIEQVSYAESTLLADCNRDCDCPFKIWDPVCGNNGITYVSPCLAGCKSSRGAGKNMVFENCTCVAASGFSSQNISATLGRCDGEENCEKMLHYFLILSLVCSFIFSLAAMPGYMVLIRSLRPEEKSFGVGIHGLASRVLAGIPSPIYFGALIDTTCLKWGTMTCGGEGACRIYDIVTYRWLYLGLPAILRGVSYIPSAVILLILRKKLKSETQVLLNAPVEMQDKEQEALK, from the exons ATGACAAAAGCTGAGAAGCAAGGTGCAGGGGACaaattctgctgcatttccaagCTGAag GTGTTTCTGCTGGCACTAGTACTTGCATATGTTGGTAAAACGATGTCTGGTGCTTACATGAACAGCTTGTTTACACAGCTAGAGAGACAATTTAATATTCCAGCTTCCTTACTGGGAATTATGAATGGAAGCTTTGAAATTG GCAACTTGCTGCTGATAGCATTTGTGAGTTACTTTGGAGCAAAACTTCACAGACCCAGAATAATTGCTTTGGGGTGCACAACTATGTCGTTTGGATGTCTTTTAATATCAATTCCTCATTTCCTCTTTGGAAG GTATCATattgaaagcagcatttcacaACAGGAGAATTTTTCAGTCATGCCTCTGTGCCTTGTCAATCACAGTTTGTTCTCTTTACCTACAGAGGAACCATCAACAG aCTGTGAAAAAAAGCCGGGGTCCTTGCTGTGGATATTTGTGATGGTTGGAAACATAGTACGTGGAATGGGTGAAACTCCCATTATGCCTTTAGGAATTTCATATTTGGAGGACTTTGCCAAAGCAGAGAATTCACCTTTCTATCTGG GATGTCTACATACAGCAACGGTAGTCGGCCCCTTCCTTGGTTTGTTGTTGGCATCATTCTGTGCAGAACTGTTTGTTGATCTGGGATCGGTAGATGCAG aGGATATAACTATAACATCTACTGATGCCCGCTGGGTTGGAGCTTGGTGGCTGGGCATGTTGATTTGTGCATCACTGAATCTTCTCGCGGGAAtacctttttggtttttgccGAGGTCACTTTTGAAGGAAGGAGAAACCAATGAATCTGTGGAGACGAGTAAAAAAAGTGTAGTACCATTGcaagaaaatgataaaaatgaagCCAAACAGACCGTGTATGAAATCGCTAAAG ATTTCATCCCCTTCCTCAAGGCTCTGCTTTGCAACCCAGTTTATATGTTATTTATATGCGTAACTGTGATACAGTTCAATGCCTTCAATGCCATGTTTTCGTTCATGCCCAAATACGTGGAACAGCAGTTTGGCAAATCTGCATCAGATGCCATCTTTTTGATtg GTGTTTACAACTTACCAGTTGTATGCGTTGGGTATTTTTTTGGAGGCTTATTCATGAAGAAATTCAAGATAAATATCTATCAGGCTGCGAAGATAGCATTTTGGGTATCTTTACTGGAATACCTTCTCTACTTTGGTACCTATTGGACTATCTGTGATACTTCACCAGTTGCTGGCCTAACAACTTCCTATGAAGG aataGAACAAGTTTCATACGCAGAAAGTACTCTACTTGCTGACTGCAACAGGGATTGTGATTGCCCATTTAAAATATGGGACCCTGTCTGTGGGAACAACGGAATCACTTATGTGTCACCTTGTCTTGCTGGGTGTAAATCCTCAAgaggagctggaaaaaataTG GTATTTGAAAACTGCACCTGCGTTGCAGCCTCAGGGTTTTCATCTCAAAATATCTCTGCAACTCTGGGCCGGtgtgatggagaagaaaactgtGAGAAGATGCTtcattatttcttaatattgTCATTAGtctgcagcttcattttttccttagCAGCAATGCCTGGGTACATGGTCTTAATAAG GTCTCTAAGGCCTGAAGAAAAGTCATTTGGAGTGGGCATACATGGACTAGCTTCGAGAGTACTTG CTGGAATCCCATCTCCCATTTATTTTGGAGCTTTGATAGATACAACTTGCTTAAAGTGGGGTACTATGACGTGTGGTGGAGAAGGAGCATGTAGGATATATGACATTGTCACATACAG GTGGCTCTATCTCGGCCTGCCAGCAATATTACGTGGAGTGTCCTATATCCCAAGTGCAGTAATTCTCcttattttaaggaagaaacTTAAATCTGAAACCCAAGTCTTATTGAATGCACCAGTAGAAATGCAGGATAAAGAACAAGAAGCattgaaataa
- the LOC115605234 gene encoding solute carrier organic anion transporter family member 1A2-like isoform X2, which translates to MPLCLVNHSLFSLPTEEPSTDCEKKPGSLLWIFVMVGNIVRGMGETPIMPLGISYLEDFAKAENSPFYLGCLHTATVVGPFLGLLLASFCAELFVDLGSVDAEDITITSTDARWVGAWWLGMLICASLNLLAGIPFWFLPRSLLKEGETNESVETSKKSVVPLQENDKNEAKQTVYEIAKDFIPFLKALLCNPVYMLFICVTVIQFNAFNAMFSFMPKYVEQQFGKSASDAIFLIGVYNLPVVCVGYFFGGLFMKKFKINIYQAAKIAFWVSLLEYLLYFGTYWTICDTSPVAGLTTSYEGIEQVSYAESTLLADCNRDCDCPFKIWDPVCGNNGITYVSPCLAGCKSSRGAGKNMVFENCTCVAASGFSSQNISATLGRCDGEENCEKMLHYFLILSLVCSFIFSLAAMPGYMVLIRSLRPEEKSFGVGIHGLASRVLAGIPSPIYFGALIDTTCLKWGTMTCGGEGACRIYDIVTYRWLYLGLPAILRGVSYIPSAVILLILRKKLKSETQVLLNAPVEMQDKEQEALK; encoded by the exons ATGCCTCTGTGCCTTGTCAATCACAGTTTGTTCTCTTTACCTACAGAGGAACCATCAACAG aCTGTGAAAAAAAGCCGGGGTCCTTGCTGTGGATATTTGTGATGGTTGGAAACATAGTACGTGGAATGGGTGAAACTCCCATTATGCCTTTAGGAATTTCATATTTGGAGGACTTTGCCAAAGCAGAGAATTCACCTTTCTATCTGG GATGTCTACATACAGCAACGGTAGTCGGCCCCTTCCTTGGTTTGTTGTTGGCATCATTCTGTGCAGAACTGTTTGTTGATCTGGGATCGGTAGATGCAG aGGATATAACTATAACATCTACTGATGCCCGCTGGGTTGGAGCTTGGTGGCTGGGCATGTTGATTTGTGCATCACTGAATCTTCTCGCGGGAAtacctttttggtttttgccGAGGTCACTTTTGAAGGAAGGAGAAACCAATGAATCTGTGGAGACGAGTAAAAAAAGTGTAGTACCATTGcaagaaaatgataaaaatgaagCCAAACAGACCGTGTATGAAATCGCTAAAG ATTTCATCCCCTTCCTCAAGGCTCTGCTTTGCAACCCAGTTTATATGTTATTTATATGCGTAACTGTGATACAGTTCAATGCCTTCAATGCCATGTTTTCGTTCATGCCCAAATACGTGGAACAGCAGTTTGGCAAATCTGCATCAGATGCCATCTTTTTGATtg GTGTTTACAACTTACCAGTTGTATGCGTTGGGTATTTTTTTGGAGGCTTATTCATGAAGAAATTCAAGATAAATATCTATCAGGCTGCGAAGATAGCATTTTGGGTATCTTTACTGGAATACCTTCTCTACTTTGGTACCTATTGGACTATCTGTGATACTTCACCAGTTGCTGGCCTAACAACTTCCTATGAAGG aataGAACAAGTTTCATACGCAGAAAGTACTCTACTTGCTGACTGCAACAGGGATTGTGATTGCCCATTTAAAATATGGGACCCTGTCTGTGGGAACAACGGAATCACTTATGTGTCACCTTGTCTTGCTGGGTGTAAATCCTCAAgaggagctggaaaaaataTG GTATTTGAAAACTGCACCTGCGTTGCAGCCTCAGGGTTTTCATCTCAAAATATCTCTGCAACTCTGGGCCGGtgtgatggagaagaaaactgtGAGAAGATGCTtcattatttcttaatattgTCATTAGtctgcagcttcattttttccttagCAGCAATGCCTGGGTACATGGTCTTAATAAG GTCTCTAAGGCCTGAAGAAAAGTCATTTGGAGTGGGCATACATGGACTAGCTTCGAGAGTACTTG CTGGAATCCCATCTCCCATTTATTTTGGAGCTTTGATAGATACAACTTGCTTAAAGTGGGGTACTATGACGTGTGGTGGAGAAGGAGCATGTAGGATATATGACATTGTCACATACAG GTGGCTCTATCTCGGCCTGCCAGCAATATTACGTGGAGTGTCCTATATCCCAAGTGCAGTAATTCTCcttattttaaggaagaaacTTAAATCTGAAACCCAAGTCTTATTGAATGCACCAGTAGAAATGCAGGATAAAGAACAAGAAGCattgaaataa